In Methanomicrobiales archaeon, a genomic segment contains:
- a CDS encoding winged helix-turn-helix domain-containing protein, with amino-acid sequence MQHEPETAARILKALKYRSRGMTIADIAKTTGISRNTAARQLELLRVNGQVELKAFGSAKVY; translated from the coding sequence ATGCAGCACGAGCCGGAGACCGCCGCCCGGATCCTCAAAGCCCTCAAGTACCGCTCCCGCGGGATGACGATTGCCGACATCGCCAAGACAACCGGGATCAGCCGCAATACCGCTGCCCGCCAGCTGGAGCTCTTGCGGGTGAACGGCCAGGTGGAGTTGAAAGCGTTCGGCTCCGCGAAAGTCTACT